In a single window of the Flammeovirga agarivorans genome:
- a CDS encoding phage tail tape measure protein: MTTKTCKYCDTEITEPRVRICASCKSSRRKEYTAKYREKNRQKIRDYAREQYHLNADDPDFRRKRRESQVNCINRSEERKQYLKEYHKQYAKKNREKINAYQRDYHQRHSDDQEYRENRKKSQEKYMTKRENKDKINERTNSRYANDAEFKERKLLAGKKYREKNKDTEEYKAMRREQAKRRREKVKSDPVLLEKDRAYRREYYLKTKFRKLSDKLI, encoded by the coding sequence ATGACAACTAAAACTTGCAAATACTGTGATACTGAAATAACAGAACCAAGGGTGCGTATCTGTGCTTCTTGTAAGAGCAGTCGAAGAAAAGAGTATACAGCAAAATACCGCGAAAAAAATAGACAGAAAATTAGGGACTACGCAAGAGAGCAGTATCACCTTAATGCGGACGATCCTGATTTTAGACGAAAAAGGAGAGAGTCCCAGGTGAATTGTATAAACAGATCGGAGGAAAGAAAGCAGTACCTCAAAGAGTACCATAAACAATACGCTAAAAAGAATCGGGAGAAAATAAATGCTTATCAGCGCGACTATCACCAAAGACATTCTGACGACCAAGAGTATAGAGAAAACCGAAAAAAGTCTCAAGAAAAATACATGACAAAGCGTGAGAATAAAGATAAAATAAATGAGCGTACTAATAGCAGATACGCAAATGATGCAGAATTTAAGGAAAGAAAGCTTCTTGCGGGGAAAAAATATAGAGAAAAGAATAAGGATACCGAAGAGTACAAAGCGATGAGAAGGGAGCAAGCTAAAAGGAGACGAGAGAAAGTAAAATCTGATCCAGTATTGCTTGAAAAAGATAGAGCATACAGGAGGGAGTATTACTTAAAAACAAAGTTCAGAAAACTATCGGACAAGTTAATTTGA